The following are from one region of the Channa argus isolate prfri chromosome 6, Channa argus male v1.0, whole genome shotgun sequence genome:
- the LOC137129369 gene encoding olfactory receptor 52E4-like, giving the protein MSIKMDNLYNTSSTLVLPGFNLSAESVAPVFLFASLSYMVILFCNLILILTIVLNKSLHQPMHLILLNLPINDLIGSTAIFPYVIKEILTNSRTMQYSACVIQAFFIHIYAAGSVFILTAMAYDRYIAICNPLKYYTVMSNNHIMRVITVMWICIIVLIGVLFVLLLRLPRCRSAITSPFCDNPSLLTLVCANTTINNIYGLFTVALTQVMANGVIVYTYLQILVACFRSKRSDTKAKALQTCATHLTVFLLLECLGLFSIISYRLQNISPHLSRFMGLSTLMFPPTLNPIIYGLKTKEIREKVVYFFKRKILPS; this is encoded by the coding sequence ATGAGCATAAAAATGGACAACTTGTACAACACATCTTCAACTTTGGTGCTACCTGGGTTTAATCTCTCTGCTGAAAGTGTCGctcctgtgtttctttttgcatCTCTGAGCTACATGGTCATACTTTTTTGCAACCTTATTCTGATCCTCACCATTGTACTAAACAAATCTTTGCATCAGCCCATGCACCTAATTCTGCTGAACCTCCCTATCAACGACCTTATAGGCTCCACAGCAATCTTTCCCTATGTCATTAAAGAAATACTGACAAACAGCAGGACAATGCAATACTCAGCTTGTGTCATCCAAGCGTTTTTTATCCACATCTATGCAGCAGGGTCAGTGTTTATTCTGACTGCTATGGCTTATGATAGATACATTGCCATATGTAACCCTTTGAAATACTACACTGTTATGAGTAATAATCACATCATGAGAGTAATCACAGTTATGTGGATATGTATTATAGTTTTAATAGGGGTGCTTTTTGTCCTGCTTTTGCGTTTACCCCGCTGTCGATCTGCAATAACAAGCCCCTTCTGCGATAATCCATCTCTGTTGACTCTGGTGTGTGCCAACACAACCATCAATAACATTTATGGTCTTTTTACAGTCGCTCTAACGCAAGTGATGGCTAATGGGGTTATTGTGTACACGTATCTCCAGATCCTAGTGGCATGCTTCAGATCCAAAAGATCAGACACAAAAGCTAAGGCTCTACAGACTTGTGCTACACATCtcactgtttttcttctgttggaGTGTCTGGGGCTTTTCAGTATCATCTCATACAGATTACAGAACATATCCCCCCATTTAAGCAGATTCATGGGGTTATCCACATTAATGTTTCCCCCAACACTGAATCCAATCATCTATggactgaaaacaaaagaaatcagagaaaaaGTTGTTTACTTTTTCAAGAGGAAAATCCTTCCGTCCtaa